The genomic interval CGAGCCATGGAAGGTCTGTTTTCTTAGCCGGGGTGATGACCCCATGGCGAGGGGCCCCACCTTCCGAACAGATTGACTTTCGGGTCAATCGCCTACATTTGTGCAGTCCCCTAATTCCCTCAAGGGAGCCTCTTCCAATGACGACGCGGATCCGCAAGGTAGCTGTGCTGGGCGCCGGAGTGATGGGCAGCGGCATCGCCGCCCATCTGGCCAACTCGGGCGTTCGCGCGCTCCTCCTGGACATCGTTCCGCCGAAGGCCGCTCCGGGCGAGGACACCTCGTCCAAGGCCTTCCGCAACAAGTTCGCCCTCGGGGCGCTGGCCAACATGCGCAAGCAGAAGCCCAGCCCCATCATGTCCGAGCAGGTGTTCACCGCCATCGAGGTGGGCAACTTCGAGGACGACCTGCACCGCATCGCCGACTGCGACTGGGTCATCGAGGTGGTGAAGGAGGACCTGGCCGTCAAGCAGGCGCTCTTCGAGAAGGTGGAGAAGCACGCCCGCAAGGACGCCATCGTCTCCTCCAACACCTCTGGCATGTCGATTGTCGGCATGACGCAGGGCCGGGGCGCGGCGTTCAAGAAGAACTTCCTCGTCACGCACTTCTTCAACCCGGTCCGCTACATGAAGCTCCTGGAGCTCGTGGCGGGCGCGGAGACCGACCCGGCGGTGATGAAGACCATCCACCGCTTTGGTGAGGAGGTCCTCGGCAAGGGCATCGTCTACGGCAAGGACACCACCAACTTCATCGCGAACCGCATCGGCGTGTACGGGATGATGCGGACCATCGCCGCCATGGGGCCCGCGGAGCTGTCCATCGAAGAGGTGGACAAGATTTTCGGCCCCGCCATGGGCCGCCCCAAGTCCGCCGTGTTCCGCACCGCGGACATCGTCGGCCTGGACACCTTCATCCACGTGTCGAAGAACTGTTACGACACGCTGACCCAGGATGAGGAGCGCAGCGTCTTCGCCATCCCGGAGTTCCTCCAGAAGATGGTGGAGAAGGGCATGCTGGGCGACAAGTCTGGCGGCGGCTTCTACAAGAAGGACCGCAGCAGCGGCGGCAAGGACATCCTCGCGCTGGATTTGAAGACGCTGGAGTACCGGCCGCAGGGCAAGGTGCGCTTCGAGTCGCTGGGCGCCGCCCGCGAGGTGGAGAACGTCAAGGAGCGCGTGGCCGTCGTCCTCAACGGGACGGACAAGGCCGCGAAGTTCGCCGAGCAGGTGACGCTGGACGTGCTGGCCTACACCAGCCGCCGCATCCCGGAGATTGCGGACGACGTGGTCAACGTGGACCGCGGCGTGCGCTGGGGCTTCGGCTGGGACTTGGGGCCCTTCGAGGTGTGGGACGCGTACGGCGTGAAGAAGGGCGTCGAGCGGATGAAGGCGCTGGGCCTCAAGCCCGCCAAGTGGGTGGAGGACATGCTGGCCGCGGGCCGCGAGTCCTTCTACGGCGTGGAGGGTGGCAAGGACACGTACTGGGACATCCCCAGCAAGTCCGTGAAGGTGGTGCCGGAGAACGCGCGCACGCAGCGCGTGGAGTACCTCAAGCGCGGCAACAAGAAGGTCGCCGGCAACGACTCCGCCACCCTGTGGGATTTGGGCGACGGCGCCACGCTGCTGGAGTTCCACACGAAGATGAACTCCATCGATGACCAGATCATCGAGATGATGCACACGGCGCTGGACGAGACGGAGAAGAACTTCAAGGGCCTGGTGATTGGCAACGACGGCGCCAACTTCTCCGCGGGCGCCAACATCGTCGCGCTGGTGTGGGCGGCGAAGAGCGGCGAGTACGAGGCCATCCGCAAGCTGGTGACGTCCTTCCAGCAGGCCAACCAGCGCATGCGCTACAGCCCGGTGCCCGTGGTGACGGCGCCCTTCAACCTCACCCTGGGCGGCGGCGCCGAGGTGACGATGGGCGGCAACGCGGTGCAGGCGAGCGCGGAGCTGTACATGGGCCTCGTCGAGGTCGGCGTGGGCCTCATCCCCGGCGGCGGCGGCAACATGCAGCTGCTCCGCAACGTCTACGGCGCGTACGCCACGGACAAGGACTTCGACCCGCTGCCCTTCCTCAAGAAGGTGTTCCTGTCCATCGGCACCGCCAAGGTGGCCACCAGCGCCGAGGAGGCGCGCGAGGCGGGCTTCCTCTCCTTGGCGGACGGCATCAGCGCCAACCGCGACTTCCTCCTGTCGGACGCGAAGGCGCGCGTGCTGGGCATGGCGGACGCGGGCTTCCGCGCGCCGCGTCCCACGCGCTTCCGCCTGGGCGGCCCCAGCGGCTACGCCACCATCGACATGATGCTGTACGACATGGAGATGAACGGCCAGGTCAGCGCCCACGACCGCAAGATTGGCCAGAAGCTGGCCCGCGTGCTGACCGGCGGTGACACGAGCACCACGGCGCTTGTGACGGAGGACAAGCTGCTCGAGCTGGAGGCCGAGGCCTTCCTGAGCCTGTGCGGCGAGGAGAAGACCCAGGACCGTCTGACGCACATGATTGAGAAGGGCAAGCCGCTGCGCAACTAGCGGCCCGCCGGTATCCATTGACCACGACACAAAGATTCGCTGAATGCCCGGGGGCTCCCCGGGCAAGGAGACAAGCAAAATGCCTGCTCGAGTCGTGATTGCCAGCGCGGTCCGCACGCCGTTCACCCGCGCGCACAAGGGCGAGTTCAAGGACACGCGGCCGGATACGCTGGCCGCCATCGCCATCAAGGAAGCGGTCGCCAAGGTTCCCGGGCTGAAGGGCTCGGATGTCGAGGACGTGGTCCTCGGCTGTGCCATGCCCGAGGCGGAGCAGGGCATGAACGTGGCGCGTCAGGCCACGCTCCTGGCGGGCCTGCCGGTGGACGTGCCGGCGATGACCATCAACCGCTTCTGTTCCTCTGGAACGCAGGCCATCGCCCAGGTGGCCGCGGCCATCCAGGCGGGGCAGATTCACGTGGGAATCGGCGGTGGCACCGAGTCCATGTCCATGGTCCCCATGGGCGGCAACAAGGTGAGCGCCAACCCTGAAATCATGGCGAACCACCCGGAGATCTACTCCTCCATGGGTGTGACGGCGGAGAACATCGCCTCGCGTCACAACGTGTCGCGTGAGGACTCGGACAAGTTCGCCGCCGAGAGCCAGCGCCGCGCCGCCGCCGCGCGGGAGCAGGGCAAGTTCGCCGCGGAGATCATCCCCGTCACGACCACCGTGTATGACGAGGAAGGCAACGCGAAGACGGTGACGGTGTCGGTGGACACCATCCTGCGCCCGGAGACGACGTTCGAAGGCCTGAACAAGCTCAAGCCCGCGTTCAACGCCAAGGGCGTGGTGACGGCCGGCAACGCGTCGCCGCTGACCGACGGCGCGGCGGCCGCGGTGGTGATGAGCGAGGAGAAGGCGAAGGAGCTGGGCGTCAAGCCGCTGGGCTACTTCCTGGACTTCGCCGTCGCGGGTGTGCCTCCGGAGGTCATGGGCATCGGCCCCGTGCCCGCGGTGCGCAAGCTCCTGGCGAAGAACAAGCTCGAGGTGAAGGACATCGACGTCTTCGAGCTGAACGAGGCCTTCGCTCCCCAGGCGCTGTACTGCATCCGTGAGCTGGGCATCTCCATGGACAAGGTGAACCCGAACGGTGGCGCCATCGCCCTGGGCCACCCGCTGGGCGTGTCCGGTGCGCGCCTGGTCGCCACGATTCTGCAGGAGCTCAAGCGCCGCAACGGCCGCTACGGCGTCGTCACCATGTGCATCGGTGGCGGCATGGGCGCTGCGGCGCTCATCGAGAACGCGAAGTAATCGCTGACTCGGGCCTCAGGGCCTGAAGACTCTGCGGGCCCCGGGATGTGCTTCCGGGGCCCGTTGTCTTTCCGGGGCCTTCAGTTCGAGGGCGCCTCGGGGTCATCCACGGGGACCCCCGCGAGGCGCAGGACACGCAGGGCGTTGGTGGTGTCGACGACGCCCTCTCGCAGCGTGTAGTCGAAGACCATCTTCCCTTCCTCCAGGTGGTCGCGGAAGTGGACGTTGCGCACGTGGGCGCCGGGCTCGTTGGCGAGGGCCGTCAGCGACAAGTCGTGCGTGGTGACGGCGCCGCAGGCCCCCGTGGACAAGAGGAGGCGGAGGACCTCGCGCGAGGCGAGCTGGCGCTCGCGGGTGTTGGTGCCCAGGAGGATTTCGTCGA from Myxococcus stipitatus carries:
- a CDS encoding 3-hydroxyacyl-CoA dehydrogenase/enoyl-CoA hydratase family protein; this encodes MTTRIRKVAVLGAGVMGSGIAAHLANSGVRALLLDIVPPKAAPGEDTSSKAFRNKFALGALANMRKQKPSPIMSEQVFTAIEVGNFEDDLHRIADCDWVIEVVKEDLAVKQALFEKVEKHARKDAIVSSNTSGMSIVGMTQGRGAAFKKNFLVTHFFNPVRYMKLLELVAGAETDPAVMKTIHRFGEEVLGKGIVYGKDTTNFIANRIGVYGMMRTIAAMGPAELSIEEVDKIFGPAMGRPKSAVFRTADIVGLDTFIHVSKNCYDTLTQDEERSVFAIPEFLQKMVEKGMLGDKSGGGFYKKDRSSGGKDILALDLKTLEYRPQGKVRFESLGAAREVENVKERVAVVLNGTDKAAKFAEQVTLDVLAYTSRRIPEIADDVVNVDRGVRWGFGWDLGPFEVWDAYGVKKGVERMKALGLKPAKWVEDMLAAGRESFYGVEGGKDTYWDIPSKSVKVVPENARTQRVEYLKRGNKKVAGNDSATLWDLGDGATLLEFHTKMNSIDDQIIEMMHTALDETEKNFKGLVIGNDGANFSAGANIVALVWAAKSGEYEAIRKLVTSFQQANQRMRYSPVPVVTAPFNLTLGGGAEVTMGGNAVQASAELYMGLVEVGVGLIPGGGGNMQLLRNVYGAYATDKDFDPLPFLKKVFLSIGTAKVATSAEEAREAGFLSLADGISANRDFLLSDAKARVLGMADAGFRAPRPTRFRLGGPSGYATIDMMLYDMEMNGQVSAHDRKIGQKLARVLTGGDTSTTALVTEDKLLELEAEAFLSLCGEEKTQDRLTHMIEKGKPLRN
- a CDS encoding thiolase family protein, whose amino-acid sequence is MPARVVIASAVRTPFTRAHKGEFKDTRPDTLAAIAIKEAVAKVPGLKGSDVEDVVLGCAMPEAEQGMNVARQATLLAGLPVDVPAMTINRFCSSGTQAIAQVAAAIQAGQIHVGIGGGTESMSMVPMGGNKVSANPEIMANHPEIYSSMGVTAENIASRHNVSREDSDKFAAESQRRAAAAREQGKFAAEIIPVTTTVYDEEGNAKTVTVSVDTILRPETTFEGLNKLKPAFNAKGVVTAGNASPLTDGAAAAVVMSEEKAKELGVKPLGYFLDFAVAGVPPEVMGIGPVPAVRKLLAKNKLEVKDIDVFELNEAFAPQALYCIRELGISMDKVNPNGGAIALGHPLGVSGARLVATILQELKRRNGRYGVVTMCIGGGMGAAALIENAK